From Hemibagrus wyckioides isolate EC202008001 linkage group LG11, SWU_Hwy_1.0, whole genome shotgun sequence:
tcagcagtttctgaaatactcaaacaagccggtctggcaccaacaaccatgtcaTGATTAAATTCAAAGTCTTTCCTCATTCAGATGCTTTATGTGAACCAAAATTTCCCAAAGCTGCAGGCCCATATTTGCATGATTTTAAGCATTGCACTGCTGCAacacgattggctgattaaataaCTCCATGAATGAGTAGGTGGATGGGTGTTCCTGATAAAGTGCTTAAGAAGTGTACATTCCATGCACAAGTTTCCATTTTCTCCACCTTTTTGATAGGAAATTGTTGCTCTCATTTCTAACCTTCTTTAAGAAAATTAAGTTATGGTCTTCACCTAGTATCTAGAAACTACAGTTTTTGAAACATTCATCCTGTGAGCAGTTTTCTGACTCTTTAGTTTTGACATATGTGCATATTTGAAGCCATCCCCTTGTGTTTTCTGAAAATGGCAACTTACTTTTGGACTAGAAAATTCTAGTACTtcaagaatatttgatttcctATGTTTTTATGAGTGCTGAAATGTGCAGAGTTTCAGCACTTGTATGTACATAATCTATAAAGGTGTAAACAAATATGTGatatgtgaaataaatatgtTCAGACAACATATTAgcagttttaaatgaaattttgtTCACAGGTAAGTGattttctttaaattattttaactgtTAACAGTAAAAGTCTGGATATTTAATTAGGGCAGGGCACCATAAAGCGCAATCTTACTTACTTTATTCATCCTAATGACACAATTAGAACTtccagcagaaacacaaacatatgtaataaggtaataaataaaaaataaaataaaagatataacaaaaaatcacaaaatactAGAATTTTTAAGTTACAAGAGATAAAAAGGTAATGTGCAAAATTTGggtatgtgcaaaaactgcttGTTTTCAACGAGTCCTGTGTAAATCTGAGTGTATTGAAGAGCCCTGTGCAAACCGGAGTGTACAGTGCATAGTGTACAGTTTGTAGTACAGATCAGGACAGTGAGTAATGTCAGCactgaccaaaaaaaacccccaaatgCAGTTAAAGAGGAACTGCttgggggaggaacgacctcctcagtctgtcagtggagcagggcagtgacagcaacctgCCACTGAAGCTGCTCCTCTGTCTGGATATTATGCTGTGCAGTGGATGCAGCGGATTTTTCATGATtgacaggagcctgctcagcaGCCATCTCTCtaccactgatgtcaggctgtccagttctgagcccacAATCGAGCCTGCCTgcctcaccagcttgtccagacgtgaGGCATCCTTCTTCTTGATGCTGCATCCCCAGCACACTGCAGCATAGAAGAGGGAACTtgccacaacagtctgatagtacatctgcagcagctttttgcagatgttgaAGTACGCCAGCCTTCAGCCGGCTCTGTTCTCTCCTGCACAGAACATCAGTGTTGGAAGTCCAGCCCATTCTATCATACAGCTATACTCCAATTATTTGTAAGTCTtaacaaactccacacagtcactGTTGATGGTAACATGCTCCATctgaggcctgggcctcctgaagtccacgACCATCTTTGTGGTGTTAAGGTGCAGATGCTTAAAGTCACACCATGCAAGTCCTGGATCAGTTTTCTGTACTCCTCCTGTCCCCTCCTGATACAGCCCACAGTAGCAGTGTCTTCTGCAATCTTTTGCATGTGACAGGACTCTGAGTCGTgtactaataataaaaagatgtacacctttagagagagagagagagagagagtatgaatGTATATGTATTATAAATGATATCAAAGCCAatctcacacatacagtgtgGTTCAAAGGTctgagaacaatacatgtttgtATTCTATTTTCTTCTAGCTCAAAgattttcattacaaatgatTAAGTGAAAAGAACTtgaatttcagaatttcttagTATTTGGTGCATCCACAACTCCAGAAATCCTGTTCAACCTTGTctctcccaaagagaacctcaacatcttcagctctgctacctccagctctgactcctgtctcttcctcagacACTGTCTCTAAAAGCATACAGCATGgcccggtctcaccactgtcatatacaccttccccttgattctcactgatatttttctatcacacttcTGAGCACGTGCTTCAATGGAAGTAATAAGACTCACAGAATATCTCACACTGTGTACAAAGCAGTTAGCAGGGTCAACAATCACCAATTCGCTTACATTTTAATAGTGACCTAGAAATAGTGCAACAATATTGAAACACGGTGGCTTACTGGTTAGTACGAGGTTTGTATCTGCGATGGGAGTGCACCCTGCCTCATGCCAAATTTCCTCTTTACATACACACCAAAAGTGTATAAACTAGTATAcattagtagtattagtataCATTGGTATACATTAATATCGATCTAAAACTTGGGGAGAAAATGGTGGTATCGCCCTTTCCTTtcaacttgtgtgtgtgtgtgtgtgtgagtgagtgcgcgtGCGTGTCTATGTGTACTCTTATTGCCATAGTAACCAGGCTTCGCCGCCTGCTTGAAGTAAGCAGCGTTGTTCTTCGTAgtagaaataaaagaagaactTTAAGCTATTTTATTAGGTACCTGTGTTACACTGTACGCGAATCATTATGGACACACTGCTCCTGCACGGAGAGGCTGAAGGTTACATCCAAGGTTTGGAGAGAGTTTCACTGCGCGACGTTGGGAGCCCCAGGTGAGCTTTAGCAGCTAGTTACTACTCTTAGCAGTTGCTGGGTCTGTTATATCCCTGTTTAACATCTGTTTAACATCTGGGTTAAAGTTTATTTTCGTCGTGTAATATTTGATCACTCTGGTAGACCTCTTCTAACACTTAAAGTTTTGGTAGCCTGGGACTCCTTTAACAGTGAAAATAAAACCCACTGACCCCATCAGTAGAGGGTTATTTCATGAACACTGAttaaatgtgtgcattattattattattattattattattattattattattattattattattattattgcatattTCTTGCAGCCGTAGAGTTTCCTGAacttttcacacacagaatacattaaggacatgctgacattatttataggACTATTTATTTTTGAGTTAGTGAGGTTTGAATGAAATCCATTCAGGGCAAATGTACAGCCAAACAGTTTAATAACTACAGTAAAAGAACCtgattatacactatactgacaaatgtttgggacacccctccaaatcaatgcattcaggtgttgtttttcaggagttgggcttggccccttagttaggaactcttaatacttcagcataccaagacattttggacaatttcatgctcccaactttgtgggaacagtttggcgatgaccccttcctgttgcAACATgactacaccagtgcacaaagcaaggtccataaagacatggatgagagagtttggtgtggcgGAACTAGACTGGCCTGCGaatgagccattccaaaactgtgacgcctgcctttacatgcacaggAATATAATATGGAGTATAACAGCTTCACCTCTTCTGGGAAGAGAATTGGTGAGGTTAGGcaccgatgttggacgagaaggcctggctcacaatctccgctctaattcatcccaaaagtgttctatcaggttgaggtcaggactctgtgtgctcaagttcctccacaccaaactccctcatccatgtctttatggaccttgctttgtgcactggtgtacagtcatgttggaacaggaaggggtcatcctcaaactgttcccacaaagttgggagcatgaaattgaccaaaatgtcttggtatgctgaagcattcagagttcctttcactggaactaaggggccgaaaccaacccctgaaaaacaaacacctgaattcaatgatttggaggggtgtcccaaaacatttggaaatatagtgtaaatctaacagctttattaataaaataacattattattattattattattaataataataataataataataataataataataataataatcacatttcCCCAGCAATGTTTCAGAGAATTAGGGTGTCCCCTGACCCCCCTTAAGAACCACAGGGACAACAAAGCAAGCTTAGCCAGGACATTTTACTATTTCCAGATTTCTAGTGAAATTCAGTATTGTCTGAATTTGCTAGTACTGTTTTTGTGGTTTAAGAGTCATTTTACACACTTGCCTATTGACATATtaagaaatgatgaaaatggGAACTACATCAAATATTATCTATAGTGCTGGaataaaaaagcaagcaagaagTTGAGAAATAAATCTAGACAGTAAATGACGGGGGGCAAGTAATTAAATGTTTTCTTACATTTTGCTTCACCACAATATGTTTTCATGTACTCGCttactgaaatttatttaattcaaaatGTTGAGGTAGTGTTTGTTCATGTAACCCTTAACAGTCAGATTACTTGGATACTATAGATACTTATATTCTAAACATATTCTCTGCAATAGGTGGTTTCGGCAGCACGAATACATTGAGAAACTCAATATGCAAGCTATTCTTCATGCCAGTGCTAATCAAGAGGAGTTTATCAAAGACCTTTTGGTGTCACTTGAAAAGGTAACTCAAGTGAAGTGGCTGTTCTGAGTCTCTGTAATGTTGACAGTTACAGGGTAATATTAAGTGATATTTGGAGAATGTGTTTTTGTGCAGATTCCTACACTGGTTCATGGAATGATACTCGTTGAAGTTTGGAAGCAGAAAGTGTTCCCTATCCTCTGCAAGCTCCAGGACTTCAGCCCAAAGAGCACCTTTCCACTGTATATGGTGGTATGTGCACATTTCCAAACTCTTGAAAATAAAGTTTCACATTAAAACTAATGATAATTAAATTCTTgcctttttataataattaaattatgaTTCTTTTCTCTGTTCTTAGATTCACCATGAAGCTACAATCATAAATCTGTTGGAGACTATCTTATATCATAAAGTAAGTTTCTATTCATttcatcagggttttttttgggtgattttatttttcaggaCATTTTCGATATTATCTTTGCACTAGAATAGGCTCAAAAACCTGCAGCCTTTTTCACCTGAGTGATTAGAATGaatttgtgaataaaaaaaactatttctcaAAGAATTaagtaaaattaatttatttaaaggaTGTTGGCTTTTCCCTAAAGAACTACATAGATAcactttttcatttgtttgatttttttttttaattaaaaacaactgTCCATTGATTTTAATAagtttaatatgtttatttaacttCTTAAATATTAAgtatacattatttatatattagtgacatgtaacaaaaaaagagaaacaatgCATATGATCTTTACCGAACCTGACTACAACATATCCTGTTGAATTTAAAACAGGGACTAAGTAGATGTGAagttgtgtatgttaatgtttGGGATGTTGTAGGAATCATGCGAGGCAGCAGAGGATGCTGTTGTGGACCTTGTCGATTACTGCCATCGCAAATTGACTCTGCTGGCAGGGCGCTGTGCCCGGGGAGAAATCCCCACTGAAGACAGAACCTCACAGACAGAGGTCTCagacatgaacactgtacaggTAAAGGAGCTAAAATGGTGttccaaaaaaaacatcttaatTTTTCTGAATTTTAACCATTATCAAACACAGCTTGGTTGATCATTGATGAATTATTccttatttacaaaaaaaacttgtattgtattgtacactACAGCAAATAGGAAACATGTGACTTGCAACACCATTCTGGATATTTCACACTTCATAAATTTGAAATCTACACctctcagccataacattatgatcactgagaggtgaagggTATGATTATCTccccatcatggcacctgttagtgggtgggatatattaggcagcaagtgaacattttgtcctcaaagttgatgtgttagaagcaggaaaaatggacatgcataaggatttgagggagtttgacaagggccagattgctagacaactggatcagagcatctccaaaactgcagctcttgtggggtgttcccggtctgcagtggtcagtatctatcaaaagtggtccaagaaaggaacagtggtgaaccggcgacagggtcatgggcggccaaggttcattgatgcacatggagagtgaaggctggcccgtgtgatctgatccaacagacgagctactgttgctcaacttgctgaaggagttaatgctggttctgatagaaaggtgtcagaatacacagtgcatgatgggtcagggctgttttggcaataaaagggggatcaacacaatattaggcaggttgtcATAATGTTAATCCTGATCGTTGTATGTACAAGCTAATACATTCATATCATTATGGTTATCTGGTTATCTTTACAGGATCTGCAAAATCAAAGCGCAGCATTAGAATTTGAGCTCTCTCTCAAGGCTCTCTCTGTGCTACGCTACATTACGGATCACGTAGAGAGGTGGGAGACCTACATATTGCTTTTAGGCTTGTTCAAAACAATATGCAACCTAGTGCTAATGGCTGTTTAATGATGATTCTGCTTATTGTTCTGTTCAACACAGTATGAGTGTTCTCACGAGGATGCTGAATACTCATAACCTGCCCTGCGTGCTGGTTCAACTTGTAGAACATAGTCCCTGGAGCCGTAAATCTGGAGGTTAGTAACAGCAGGGGTTCttcaattctatttttttttttttcacgttaACAGTAAGTACATATAAACTCAGTACAGATTAATAAACGTAACTATTCAATTAATAGACTTGTTATTTACAGAAGTGCAACTATATTAGgctatttattgatattttccTCTGAATTTTTAACTTAAAcacattataattaaaattaaaattaaaactcaTCTTAATTTGTAGCTCTAATAATATTTGGAGTCATTCAGgtttatacaccaatcaggcttaacactgagaggtgaagtgaataacactgattatctcctcatcatggcacctgttagtgggtgggatatattaggcagcaatagaacattttgtcctcaaagttgatgtgttagaagcaggaaaaatgggcaagcgtaaggatttgtgcgagtttgacaagggccaaattgtgatggccagacgtctggatcagagcatctccaaaactgcagctcttgtggggtgttcccggtctgcagtggttagtatctgtcaaaagtggtccaagaaaggaacagtggtgaacagggtcatgggcagccaaggctcattgttgCACGTGTAGAGTGAAGGcaggcccgtgtgatccgatccaacagacgatctactgttgctcaaatttctgaagacgttaatgatggttctgatagaaaggtgtcagaatacacagtgcatgacgggtcagggctgttttggcagcaaaagggggaccaacacaatattaggcaggtggtcataatgttatgcctgatcattgtgTCGCTATAACATCAATACCATGTAAAAGTATTTGCCCTCACCTGATATTCTTTATTATCTGTCACACTAAATAGTTTCAgatcaaaatataaaatgtaacaaGGACATAGACAACATGaggagacacaaacacacagtttttaaatgttcatttttgtttattaaggAAAAATGTTATGTAACCCCGATATCACTTATGTGAAAAAGTGATTGCCTTTCAACTTAATTTGCTGTGCCACCTTTAGCTTATACTATCATTACACAATATCTTTTTAATGGTGGAATTATGAAGAGGTGAGCAGTGCCTGCAGTTCCTTAGTTCATATGGTTCTTTTGTGACTTCCTGGATGAGTCATGGATGCATTCTTGAAGGACTTACTCCTTCTGCGAAGATCCAAGACTGTTCCTAATGTTCTCAATTTGGAGACAATAGCACACACTGTGGTTTGCTGGAGTCTCAggccttatttatttacttatctatttattatttgtttacttataTTTCAGAAAATTTCTCCAGAATTTATTTTGGATGGATCATAGTGAGCTGCTTGTTGAGACCTTTTAGCCTATTGTACACTGCTGTAAAAGTTCTGTTGAATGTCTAAAGGTATGCCTAGTCTGACTGAACCCATTCTAAAATTCATAAATTCTCTGAATTGGTTAATTAATAATTGTTAATTGGAGCAAATAAGTGACCAAGTCCTTACTCttcattaaaagaaaatcatttagTTTCTGTTGGCTCAGGTTATATTAGTCTCGTGTGAAATTTAGATCTGAAACCATAAAATATGACATATATAGAAGAAATCAGGAAATAGATCATGGCACAGTATGAGAACTCAGGATAGTGATTTGTCTCATCTGATTGTAGCGAGTGCCGTAAATAAAGGTTTGCCAGTAGCTCGGTAGTATTGATTTTTGAGACTTTGGGGTAGAGTTAAGACACTAGATCCATCAATCAGTATTTTTTAACagtttaaatgtatttacatttgTATAAGTATGCTATAATTGAGCAACATACAATAATAAAACTAGTGAcacatgtttaaaataaatttcaacAGAAAGACAAAGTAAAATGCCTTTGTATTtgaatgatgagtgtgtgaactGTATTAACTAATTTACTGCTGCTCACTAGAATACTCTGACTGCTGGCTATCAACATTCTTCCTTGAACTGGACTCATTACTCAAATATGTGATGTAGATATACTACAATTCTTTGAGAACTTACTATGCAGTTACATTTTGCTAACAGCTCTAGAATTTAACTCATGCCTTCTGTGCTGTCACCTTTGTCACACTGCTCTGCATTACAATCCATTAGTGGTGCTCACTCTTCCCTTTCTAGAGAGCTTAGGAACTGAGCAttcttcctgtttctgttcCTGCAAAGCAGCTTAAGTTTTTCTTCCTCTTGCGCTTTCCTGCCATATCTATTGTTCACATCACTGTATTCCTTTAGCTCCAAGGTCTATTTCTCACATTGCTATTGGCATCATTCTGCAGTtattgccatttatttatttattatatccatCTTCCAACTATGTCTTGGTCTGGCAGAATAAATTGTGTAAGATTGAAAAAAATGGGAGGAAATTCTGTGAATGGGAGGAAAAACTGTGAAACATGTTATAAACTTATTAATTTAGTTTTACATACACAGAAAAAATGTTGTTGTCAACAACATGCCACATATCTGTTCCAATGTCACATACTAGAAGATTTAACACTAATATACTTTGTCTTATTAGTAAAAAAGAAAGCATTAGGGCATGTCTACTTCCTGAATTGACTTCCTGCAAAATGAAAATGGGAAAGATGACAATAAAGCCTGTGAATGCAGGATTCTCAGGCTACTGGCTACTCCACCTATTTCCAGATAAAATGTccaggaaaggaaaaagaaatggCCTAAATAAACATCCACTCCTCTAATAAATATCCACTAGCATACTAATAACTACTTAGCCTACTTAAATATAATCATTGTCTCTGTGATGATTCGGCTTTGTCTCCCTCTGTAGGTAAGCTGCAGAAGTACGAAGGTGGGAAGTGGAGAGA
This genomic window contains:
- the zmynd10 gene encoding zinc finger MYND domain-containing protein 10 codes for the protein MDTLLLHGEAEGYIQGLERVSLRDVGSPRWFRQHEYIEKLNMQAILHASANQEEFIKDLLVSLEKIPTLVHGMILVEVWKQKVFPILCKLQDFSPKSTFPLYMVIHHEATIINLLETILYHKESCEAAEDAVVDLVDYCHRKLTLLAGRCARGEIPTEDRTSQTEVSDMNTVQDLQNQSAALEFELSLKALSVLRYITDHVESMSVLTRMLNTHNLPCVLVQLVEHSPWSRKSGGKLQKYEGGKWREIPAEDMLKMTKLEGQVWIALLNLLLKPDCQRKYDFNNFNKNQLLKLRGFLTEVVIDQLPNLADLQRFLSHLAVTDPAPPKKDLILEQVPEIWNEIIAENSGKWKAIAKHQVKNVFNPSESELRGQANRLAETYNLDVMECLIPDKPKCGACGAVAVKRCSRCQGEWYCNRECQVKHWPKHKLACQMLSEATEKLQKELNIKT